From Fusarium oxysporum f. sp. lycopersici 4287 chromosome 10, whole genome shotgun sequence, the proteins below share one genomic window:
- a CDS encoding dihydroxy-acid dehydratase, which produces MSTHIVPDNAATAGHFVEFPHLSSDAKNGDDLILNRHSTFITRDHDFPPAKAMLYAAGVPDEHTMQTSPHVGIASVQWEGNPCNMHRESLHNLIHFFEIYFGKIIKASVQKEGFLAWQYHTIGVSDGITMGNEGMRFSLQSREIIADSIETMTCAQAHDACIVIPGCDKNMPGCVMGIIRHNRPSVFVYGGTQRGGYSKLLERPIDINTPSEARGAYMLGTIKDWLKNGDATPEEIISDIEKNLVPGPGACGGMYTANSLATIIETLGLAVPGSSSAPATSPAKLRECDRMGSVIRICLEKDIRPRSLLTRASFENALVMTMAVGGSTNSVLHALAMAKTADVDLTLDDFQRVSDKTPFIANMAPSGKYMMEDLFKIGGIPSVLKLLVAAKLLDGSTMTITGRTLAENVESWPSLPQGQEVIRSLDNPIKRSGHIEILRGNIAPGGAVAKVTGKEGSQFIGEAMVFDKEHFLCTALDQDKVPHDKNVVLVVRYEGPKGGPGMPEQLRASGTLKGGGYTNVALITDGRYSGASHGFIVGHIVPEAALGGPIAIIQDGDVISIDAETNRIEMPDVSAEEIKTRLRAWRPPNMPIRRGTLAKYAHLVSNASEGAVTDLF; this is translated from the exons ATGTCTACTCATATTGTACCAGATAATGCTGCTACAGCTGGGCATTTTGTTGAATTTCCCCATCTCAGTAGCGACGCGAAGAATGGTGATGATCTAATTTTAAACCGGCATTCCACGTTTATCACTCGAGACCATGACTTCCCACCTGCCAAG GCTATGTTGTACGCCGCTGGTGTTCCAGACGAGCATACAATGCAGACCAGCCCTCATGTCGGTATTGCTTCCGTACAATGGGAGGGGAACCCTTGCAA CATGCACCGTGAGTCACTGCATAATCTTATACACTTTTTCGAGATTT ATTTCGGaaagatcatcaaggcctCAGTCCAGAAAGAAGGCTTTCTAGCCTGGCAGTATCATACCATAGGCGTCTCTGACGGTATCACGATGGGAAATGAAG GGATGCGCTTCTCCCTGCAATCGCGCGAGATCATCGCAGACAGCATCGAGACAATGACCTGTGCTCAAGCCCATGATGCATGCATCGTCATACCCGGCTGTGACAAGAACATGCCGGGCTGTGTCATGGGTATTATCAGACACAATCGCCCCTCAGTGTTTGTTTACGGCGGTACTCAGAGAGGAGGATATAGCAAACTTCTCGAGCGCCCAATCGACATTAATACGCCATCTGAAGCTAGAGGCGCTTATATGCTCGGGACGATTAAAGACTGGTTGAAAAATGGGGATGCAACCCCCGAAGAAATCATAAGCGACATTGAGAAGAACTTGGTACCAGGCCCCGGTGCCTGCGGGGGAATGTACACCGCAAACAGCCTTGCAACCATCATCGAGACCCTGGGTCTCGCTGTGCCGGGATCATCCAGCGCACCGGCGACATCACCTGCAAAACTGCGGGAGTGCGACAGGATGGGATCAGTCATTCGGATATGCCTCGAGAAAGATATCAGGCCGCGCTCGCTCCTCACCAGGGCATCGTTTGAAAACGCTCTGGTGATGACAATGGCAGTAGGCGGGTCAACAAATTCCGTTTTGCACGCGCTCGCAATGGCAAAAACGGCCGACGTTGACTTGACCCTTGATGACTTTCAAAGAGTATCGGACAAAACTCCTTTTATTGCCAATATGGCGCCCAGTGGTAAATATATGATGGAGGATCTTTTTAAGATTGGAGGAATCCCCTCAGTGCTGAAGTTGCTGGTTGCAGCCAAGCTGTTGGACGGATCCACCATGACAATTACGGGCAGAACACTTGCAGAGAATGTCgagtcttggccatctctGCCCCAGGGCCAAGAGGTTATCCGCTCTCTTGATAACCCGATCAAACGTAGTGGGCATATCGAGATCCTACGTGGCAATATTGCCCCTGGTGGTGCCGTTGCCAAAGTCACAGGTAAAGAGGGGTCTCAATTTATTGGCGAGGCAATGGTCTTTGATAAAGAACACTTTTTGTGCACCGCATTGGACCAGGACAAAGTTCCCCACGATAAGAATGTGGTGCTTGTGGTGAGATATGAGGGTCCAAAGGGCGGGCCTGGAATGCCCGAGCAACTGAGAGCCTCTGGTACTCTCAAAGGCGGAGGCTACACTAATGTGGCTTTAATCACGGATGGGCGATACTCGGGCGCCAGCCATGGATTCATCGTTGGCCACATCGTCCCTGAAGCAGCTTTGGGTGGTCCAATCGCAATCATCCAGGATGGTGATGTGATATCGATTGATGCAGAGACCAACCGTATTGAGATGCCAGATGTCTCAGCTGAGGAGATCAAGACCAGACTACGAGCTTGGAGGCCTCCAAATATGCCGATTAGGAGAGGAACATTGGCAAAATATGCACATCTGGTTTCAAATGCTTCAGAAGGTGCGGTTACAGATCTATTCTAG
- a CDS encoding UDP-glucose 4-epimerase (At least one base has a quality score < 10), which produces MSKRIIVTGGSGKTGRYIIESLLSKGHQVLNLDLSPLHNGLDQQVHTLKCDLTDCGQVYSALSSHFKLTEPFGETVNHPPDAVLHLAGIARNMLVPDVETFRVNTLASYNVIEASCRLGVKKIVLASSVCVYGVTYAEGDADFEAFPVDENLDVNPTDVYALSKLCAERTARSFASRFGVDIYAFRIGAVIAPDEYQKMFHGYVNEPEKWKVHGWSYVDVRDLGKMCSLAVDKDGLGFQVFNATNDEITNDRESNGFLKEQCPNTQFRRTMGSQEAPMSNAKIKELLGFREDQSLRTLYNRSDR; this is translated from the coding sequence ATGAGCAAAAGGATTATCGTGACCGGCGGGTCAGGGAAGACCGGCCGCTATATTATCGAATCTTTGCTATCCAAAGGGCACCAGGTTCTGAACCTAGACCTTTCGCCCCTTCACAACGGCCTTGACCAACAGGTTCATACCTTGAAATGCGACCTCACAGATTGTGGGCAGGTCTACAGTGCCCTTTCCTCACACTTCAAACTCACTGAACCATTTGGAGAAACTGTCAACCATCCACCTGATGCCGTCTTACATCTTGCTGGTATTGCAAGAAACATGTTGGTCCCTGATGTTGAAACCTTTCGTGTGAATACTCTCGCAAGCTACAACGTTATCGAGGCATCATGTCGCTTGGGTGTCAAGAAGATCGTCTTGGCAAGCTCCGTTTGTGTATATGGGGTCACATATGCTGAAGGAGATGCCGATTTCGAGGCTTTCCCTGTGGATGAGAACTTAGACGTGAACCCGACGGATGTCTATGCTTTATCTAAGCTTTGTGCCGAGAGAACGGCGAGGAGCTTTGCTTCTAGGTTTGGGGTTGATATATATGCGTTTCGGATCGGTGCCGTCATTGCTCCAGACGAGTACCAAAAAATGTTCCACGGCTACGTTAATGAACCGGAAAAGTGGAAAGTGCACGGATGGTCATATGTGGATGTGCGTGATTTGGGGAAGATGTGTTCCTTGGCAGTGGACAAGGATGGACTAGGGTTTCAAGTGTTCAATGCAACCAACGATGAGATCACTAATGATAGGGAGTCTAATGGGTTCCTAAAAGAGCAGTGTCCTAACACACAGTTCAGGAGAACCATGGGGTCTCAAGAGGCCCCAATGAGTAACGCAAAAATCAAGGAGCTCTTGGGGTTTAGAGAGGACCAGAGCTTGAGGACGCTGTATAATAGGAGCGATAGATGA